A DNA window from Aestuariispira ectoiniformans contains the following coding sequences:
- a CDS encoding LysR family transcriptional regulator gives MPGIERRSFDWNLLHTFAAIVEEKSITGAAERLLLRQPSVSNALKRLEDQLGCQLIDRSRGRFEATEQGLALYRECREVCGTIGRIDTVLKDSGSQLSGHLHLWMASHVVFPPLDETLSDFAHRHPKVTYEIDVATSSTVVQTVLAQQASFGICLVNEKHPRLDYRHLYREHFGFFCGPRHHLFGKKDISLADLRNEAFVSFSTDQLNGALSSVAVLRAQERLKGKVVATSPHLEEVRRLIVNGLGIGPLPIHVVERDLRDGLMWRLPPYEAPPAIDIFLVTNPRMSPSRAERLFLSDLLGRLDDAPLGYFVYPEAAVE, from the coding sequence ATGCCAGGGATAGAGCGGCGTTCCTTTGATTGGAACCTCTTGCATACTTTTGCTGCGATTGTGGAAGAAAAGTCGATTACCGGCGCGGCAGAGCGTCTTTTGCTGAGACAGCCCAGCGTCAGTAACGCCCTGAAACGGCTGGAAGATCAATTGGGCTGCCAGTTGATTGACCGCAGCCGTGGGCGATTCGAGGCGACAGAGCAGGGGCTGGCGCTTTACAGAGAATGCCGTGAGGTCTGCGGCACTATTGGGCGTATCGATACGGTGCTGAAAGACAGTGGATCACAGCTCAGCGGTCATCTGCATCTCTGGATGGCGAGCCATGTTGTCTTTCCGCCGTTGGACGAGACGCTTTCGGATTTTGCGCACCGCCATCCCAAGGTCACTTATGAGATAGATGTCGCAACCTCCAGTACGGTGGTGCAGACGGTGCTGGCACAGCAGGCAAGTTTTGGCATCTGTCTGGTGAACGAAAAACACCCGCGTCTGGACTATCGCCATCTCTACCGTGAACATTTCGGTTTCTTCTGCGGGCCCCGCCATCACCTGTTCGGGAAAAAGGATATCTCACTGGCGGATCTGCGTAACGAAGCGTTCGTTTCCTTCAGTACCGACCAGTTAAACGGTGCCTTGTCGTCGGTGGCTGTACTGCGCGCGCAGGAGCGGCTGAAAGGGAAGGTGGTGGCAACCTCGCCGCATCTGGAAGAGGTGCGCCGACTGATCGTGAATGGTCTCGGGATCGGGCCGCTGCCAATCCATGTGGTGGAACGCGATTTGAGGGATGGTTTGATGTGGCGGCTGCCACCCTATGAGGCACCGCCGGCCATCGATATTTTTTTGGTAACCAATCCTCGTATGTCCCCAAGCCGCGCCGAAAGACTTTTCCTGAGTGACCTTCTGGGGCGTCTTGACGATGCGCCGTTGGGGTATTTCGTTTATCCCGAGGCGGCAGTGGAATAA
- a CDS encoding pirin family protein — MVKYLNAKEADLGEFTVRRVLPHRDRRMVGPFIFFDHMGPVTFQPGQGVNVRPHPHIGLATVTYLFEGSIFHRDSLGHAQEIRPGDINWMVAGRGIVHSERETEAVHNAEHRLNGLQLWIALPDGQEEMDPSFSHHAAESLPVFDVEGVQCRLMVGEAFGHSSPVPVYSPMFYMDFTAGDGQAIPLPGGGMEAGLYSLSGRFAVDGETFGENQFVYVGPDESPVIRAEGDLRLAVLGGVPFETRRHVWWNFVASSKERIEQAKADWKEGRFDMIEGDDEFIPLPGK; from the coding sequence ATGGTCAAATATCTGAACGCCAAGGAGGCTGACCTGGGGGAATTCACAGTTCGCCGGGTGTTGCCTCATCGTGATCGGCGTATGGTTGGTCCCTTCATTTTCTTTGACCATATGGGTCCCGTTACCTTCCAACCGGGGCAGGGCGTCAATGTGCGTCCCCATCCCCATATCGGGTTGGCGACTGTGACCTATCTCTTTGAGGGATCGATTTTTCATCGCGACAGCCTGGGACATGCACAGGAAATCCGGCCGGGGGATATCAACTGGATGGTTGCCGGGCGCGGAATTGTCCATTCCGAACGGGAAACAGAGGCGGTTCACAACGCCGAACATCGCCTGAACGGTTTACAGCTCTGGATCGCCTTGCCGGACGGTCAGGAAGAGATGGACCCCAGTTTTAGCCATCATGCCGCAGAAAGCCTGCCGGTCTTTGACGTGGAGGGCGTGCAGTGTCGTTTGATGGTTGGCGAGGCTTTCGGGCATAGCTCTCCGGTGCCTGTCTATTCGCCTATGTTCTATATGGACTTCACCGCAGGCGACGGGCAGGCCATTCCGCTGCCGGGTGGCGGAATGGAGGCAGGGCTTTACAGCCTGTCAGGGCGCTTCGCTGTGGACGGAGAGACCTTTGGAGAGAACCAGTTCGTCTATGTCGGCCCGGATGAGTCGCCGGTCATTCGGGCTGAAGGCGATCTCCGCCTGGCGGTGCTTGGTGGTGTCCCCTTTGAAACGCGGCGGCATGTCTGGTGGAACTTCGTTGCCAGTTCAAAAGAGCGTATTGAACAGGCCAAAGCCGATTGGAAAGAAGGCCGTTTTGACATGATTGAAGGGGACGATGAATTCATTCCTCTTCCCGGGAAATA